Proteins encoded within one genomic window of Anopheles gambiae chromosome 3, idAnoGambNW_F1_1, whole genome shotgun sequence:
- the LOC1279063 gene encoding CCR4-NOT transcription complex subunit 10 has translation MAETSSAKKPSLNDQERDLEQQAFIEFQKADYHACYQTLQKLLKTQDSNPKVLHNRAVVEFYNSDLRRYDQFRSAMIQQTGLVGEIRTVEVKDRESCAAYVNQAIVLYHFKQPLAALKIMLAVMAHFDRLDDYLLRRAGIFTVHLLLDTNQPKKANRLLGMLQNRLGIQVYAILSDSDEDEPLIDNESRKDISELQFEEFRKEFRLILIRSNLLNGKKNMSIPLEDTSEYSILKGHQYFLGNDYQMAAKELSKQFTNEPVSVNRHGEDQNTILANNMGVIHFSVKHYALAARFFQQALLFDKSATEDTSTERVEGSPLYCVGATKRPEILYNHGLALLHLQRPKEAFECMLIVLNSNHNNPRLWLRLAECCIMVHRQEKQTQNASICHGTVGCGVHRKYVLNPSPKTAVPEGDQSLAIPATTLEFGALCLRNAVALLEYHEPELIRQTESSDKTVAWDKVYEGVPCNPSLPMKLVSFNKLKCAVLAAYSYVLNTLGEYSLALKYAKQMLTMKDLPQSYLLLSHMYAAEALIMMNRPLEAITYLEPKFITELAGDDFGMRASPHWNINSADAARSVMHYNRAVVSFLIGDYEQAKIAMSSCNHPLVMPYLKMLNVYQELLLGNYDKVQLLIRYDTPHLI, from the exons ATGGCCGAAACAAGTTCCGCAAAAAAGCCTTCACTAAACGATCAGGAGCGAGATCTCGAGCAACAAGCGTTTATAGAGTTTCAAAA AGCCGACTACCATGCGTGCTATCAAACGCTGCAGAAGCTGCTCAAAACGCAAGACTCCAACCCCAAGGTGCTGCACAACAGGGCGGTGGTGGAGTTTTACAACAGCGATCTGCGCCGATACGATCAATTCCGTTCCGCCATGATCCAGCAGACCGGGCTGGTCGGTGAGATTCGCACGGTGGAGGTGAAGGATCGCGAATCGTGCGCAGCGTACGTGAACCAAGCGATCGTCCTGTACCACTTCAAACAGCCGCTGGCCGCGCTCAAGATTATGCTCGCCGTGATGGCCCATTTCGACCGGCTGGATGACTATCTGCTGCGCCGGGCCGGCATCTTCACCGTCCATCTGCTGCTCGACACGAACCAGCCGAAGAAGGCGAACCGGCTGCTGGGAATGCTGCAGAACCGGCTCGGCATACAGGTGTACGCGATACTGAGCGACTCGGATGAGGACGAGCCGCTGATCGATAACGAAAGCCGGAAGGACATCTCCGAGCTACAGTTCGAGGAGTTCCGCAAAGAGTTCCGCCTGATACTGATCCGCTCGAATCTGCTGAACGGCAAGAAGAACATGTCGATCCCGCTGGAAGACACGTCCGAGTACTCCATCCTCAAGGGGCATCAGTACTTTCTCGGCAACGATTATCAGATGGCGGCCAAGGAGCTGTCGAAGCAGTTCACCAACGAGCCGGTCAGCGTGAACCGGCACGGCGAAGATCAGAACACGATACTGGCCAACAACATGGGCGTGATACACTTTTCGGTCAAACACTACGCGCTGGCGGCACGGTTCTTCCAGCAAGCTCTGCTGTTCGACAAATCCGCCACAGAGGATACGTCCACGGAAAGGGTGGAAGGGTCGCCGCTGTACTGTGTCGGTGCTACCAAGCGGCCGGAGATACTGTACAACCACGGACTGGCACTGTTGCATCTGCAGCGCCCGAAGGAAGCGTTCGAGTGTATGCTGATCGTGCTGAACTCGAACCACAACAATCCGCGCCTCTGGCTGCGGCTGGCCGAATGCTGCATCATGGTGCACCGGCAGGAGAAGCAGACGCAAAATGCCAGCATCTGCCACGGCACGGTCGGGTGCGGTGTGCACCGGAAGTATGTGCTGAACCCGTCGCCCAAAACGGCCGTCCCGGAGGGAGATCAATCGTTGGCCATTCCTGCCACGACGCTCGAGTTCGGGGCGCTCTGCTTGCGGAACGCGGTCGCGCTGCTGGAGTACCACGAGCCGGAGCTAATCCGGCAAACCGAGAGCAGCGATAAGACGGTCGCCTGGGATAAGGTATACGAGGGTGTACCTTGCAATCCTTCCCTGCCGATGAAGTTGGTGTCGTTCAACAAGCTCAAGTGTGCGGTGCTGGCCGCGTACAGCTACGTGCTGAATACTCTCGGCGAGTACAGTCTGGCGCTCAAGTATGCGAAGCAAATGTTGACCATGAAAGATTTGCCGCAATCGTATCT ATTACTCTCGCACATGTACGCGGCGGAAGCGCTGATCATGATGAACCGACCGCTGGAAGCCATCACGTACCTGGAGCCCAAATTCATCACCGAACTCGCCGGCGATGACTTTGGAATGCGTGCCTCGCCGCACTGGAACATTAATTCGGCCGATGCGGCCCGCTCCGTGATGCACTACAACCGGGCGGTCGTGTCGTTCCTGATCGGAGACTACGAACAGGCCAAAATTGCGATGAGCAGCTGCAACCACCCATTGGTAATGCCGTACCTTAAGATGCTGAACGTCTAccaggagctgctgctgggaaaCTACGACAAGGTGCAATTACTCATTCGTTACGATACGCCACATTTGATTTAA
- the LOC1279064 gene encoding glutaminyl-peptide cyclotransferase, with amino-acid sequence MPRVHIILLVFTIALLSTNGQNANLKNAQKHTATPMSVGGLQRVAVDPMTLLPEALENLLVERVVGTPGHENVKNYIVQQMQRHGYTVELDEFDETVPILGKLRFANVIASLNPNAARNLVLACHYDSKYFPGKQFIGATDSSVPCAMLITMASLLAPHLESIKARTDLNLQFIFFDGEEAFQNWSERDSLYGARHLAERMERDGTLQRMDMLVLLDLLGTPEPTFYSYFAETENWYVQLISAERRLDELGHLENYSTSSVSPTQRTIAYFKPASVFAGIEDDHIPFLRRGVPILHVIPSPFPEVWHKLEDNADIVDVPTVRNLVRIFSVFVLEYLNVPL; translated from the exons ATGCCACGCGTACATATCATACTGCTCGTGTTCACGATAGCACTTCTCAGCACAAATGGCCAGAACGCGAATTTGAAGAATGCG CAAAAGCACACAGCCACCCCGATGTCGGTGGGCGGCCTTCAGCGGGTAGCCGTCGATCCGATGACGCTTCTGCCCGAGGCCTTGGAAAATCTGCTCGTCGAGCGGGTGGTCGGAACGCCAGGCCACGAGAATGTGAAAAATTACATCGTGCAGCAGATGCAGCGGCACGGCTACACCGTCGAGTTGGACGAGTTCGATGAAACCGTGCCCATCCTGGGGAAGCTACGGTTTGCCAACGTGATCGCGTCCCTCAACCCGAACGCAGCGCGCAATCTGGTGCTGGCCTGCCACTACGACAGTAAATACTTCCCCGGCAAACAGTTTATCGGAGCGACCGATTCGTCCGTACCGTGCGCGATGCTCATTACGATGGCGTCCCTGCTCGCTCCCCACCTCGAGTCCATCAAAGCCAGGACGGACCTGAACCTGCAGTTCATTTTCTTCGACGGCGAGGAAGCATTCCAGAACTGGTCCGAGCGAGATTCGCTCTACGGTGCGCGCCACCTGGCCGAACGGATGGAGCGCGATGGTACGCTGCAACGGATGGACATGCTCGTGCTGCTCGATCTGCTCGGTACGCCCGAGCCAACCTTTTACAGCTACTTTGCCGAGACGGAAAACTGGTACGTGCAGCTGATTTCCGCCGAACGGCGGCTGGACGAGCTGGGCCATCTGGAGAACTACAGTACGAGCAGCGTGTCACCGACCCAGAGGACGATCGCGTACTTTAAGCCCGCCTCAGTGTTTGCGGGCATCGAGGATGATCACATACCGTTCCTAAGGCGGGGCGTGCCCATCCTGCACGTCATTCCCAGCCCCTTCCCCGAGGTTTGGCACAAGCTGGAAGATAATGCGGACATCGTGGACGTACCGACGGTGCGCAATTTGGTGCGCATATTTTCCGTCTTTGTGCTGGAGTATTTGAACGTGCCGTTATGA
- the LOC1279065 gene encoding sphingosine-1-phosphate phosphatase 1: protein MHPFLEYLKSPELVVKVQEYFGIEYLRKVPPSKAAKPAHGNGSTANGKGAPPGNGYTAEKKIDDNDNAYRVTNYFWYVLFIVGTELGDELFYATFIPFWFWNIDSAVGRRVVMLWSAIMYVGQSLKDIIRWPRPSYPAARLQKKWGLEYGMPSTHAMVSVAIPFSVLIYTYDRYIYSMPVGLAIACVWCAVICVSRVYLGMHSVLDIVAGLVLVVLLMIPLIPIVDRLDLVIVTSRWSPIFVLSISILLIVFYPDPGKWTPTRGDTALTVSVCAGIELGAWLHYHLGEFQQPAQPPPYEIIWPSYSMLGLLLLRTVLGLCCIVASRAFAKSISYAFVCFILGRDKNELRQSEDTLENKNKIIVELSYKLFTYGVIGFNTQYLLPSVFKLLNIGRPDFYTEI, encoded by the exons ATGCATCCATTCCTCGAGTACCTCAAAAGCCCGGAGCTGGTCGTGAAGGTGCAGGAATACTTCGGCATCGAGTATCTGCGCAAAGTCCCCCCGTCCAAAGCGGCGAAACCAGCACATGGCAATGGTAGTACGGCAAACGGAAAAGGTGCGCCACCGGGCAATGGGTACACCGCCGAGAAGAAGATCGATGACAATGATAATGCTTATCGGGTGACGAATTACTTCTGGTACGTGCTGTTTATCGTCGGCACCGAGCTGGGCGACGAACTGTTCTACGCCACGTTTATCCCGTTCTGGTTTTGGAACATCGACAGCGCGGTAGGGCGGCGGGTGGTTATGCTATGGTCAGCGATTATGTACGTAG GACAAAGCCTTAAGGACATTATTCGATGGCCAAGACCAAGCTATCCGGCGGCACGGTTGCAGAAGAAATGGGGCCTCGAGTACGGTATGCCGTCGACGCATGCGATGGTCTCGGTTGCCATTCCGTTTTCGGTGCTGATTTACACGTACGATCGGTACATTTACTCGATGCCGGTTGGGCTGGCCATTGCTTGCGTCTGGTGTGCCGTGATCTGCGTTAGCCGGGTGTACCTAGGCATGCACAGTGTGTTG GACATTGTCGCAGGACTGGTGCTGGTCGTACTGTTGATGATCCCCCTAATTCCGATCGTAGATCGATTGGACCTTGTAATAGTGACTTCCCGCTGGTCTCCAATATTCGTGCTCTCGATATCGATACTACTGATCGTGTTCTATCCCGATCCGGGTAAATGGACCCCAACGCG cgGCGATACCGCTCTTACGGTAAGCGTTTGCGCTGGCATCGAGCTCGGCGCCTGGTTGCACTACCATTTGGGCGAGTTTCAGCAACCGGCACAGCCACCACCGTACGAAATCATCTGGCCGTCCTACAGCATGCtcggcctgctgctgctccgcaCCGTGCTCGGCCTGTGCTGCATCGTTGCGTCCCGTGCCTTTGCCAAATCGATCTCGTACGCGTTCGTGTGCTTCATACTGGGGCGGGACAAGAACGAACTGCGCCAGTCGGAGGATACGCTCgagaacaagaacaaaatcATCGTCGAGCTGTCGTACAAGCTGTTCACGTACGGTGTGATCGGGTTCAACACCCAGTACCTGCTGCCGAGCGTCTTTAAGCTGCTCAACATCGGCCGGCCCGATTTCTACACCGAAATCTAA